In a genomic window of Allomeiothermus silvanus DSM 9946:
- a CDS encoding ThuA domain-containing protein encodes METINVTIWNEYLHETRNPRVQAIYPEGIHRAIAKGLEPLGDFAIRTATLAEPEHGLSAAVLEQTDVLLWWGHVAHDQVSEKVVEQVQLQVLSGMGLIVLHSGHYAKIFKRLMGTFCSLKWREAGERERLWNLRPDHPILQGIPEYIELREEEMYGERFDIPEPDELLMISWFQGGEVFRSACTWTRGHGRIFYFRPGHETYPTYYNPHVLRILANACGWARRRVRLDVTQAPHSQPLEPLPREAQ; translated from the coding sequence ATGGAAACGATCAATGTCACGATTTGGAACGAGTACCTCCACGAAACCCGCAACCCACGAGTGCAGGCCATCTACCCCGAGGGTATCCACCGAGCCATCGCGAAGGGGCTCGAGCCCCTAGGCGACTTCGCCATCCGCACCGCCACCCTGGCCGAGCCCGAGCACGGGCTCAGCGCAGCGGTGCTCGAGCAAACCGACGTGCTCCTATGGTGGGGCCACGTAGCCCATGACCAAGTGAGCGAAAAGGTAGTGGAGCAGGTACAGTTGCAGGTACTTTCAGGCATGGGGCTGATCGTGCTGCACTCGGGGCACTACGCCAAGATCTTCAAGCGGCTGATGGGCACCTTTTGTAGCCTCAAGTGGCGCGAGGCGGGCGAGCGCGAGCGGCTGTGGAACCTGCGCCCCGACCATCCCATCCTGCAAGGCATCCCGGAGTACATCGAACTCCGCGAGGAGGAAATGTACGGCGAGCGCTTCGACATCCCTGAGCCCGACGAACTCCTGATGATCTCCTGGTTCCAGGGCGGGGAGGTTTTTAGGAGTGCCTGCACCTGGACCCGCGGGCACGGGCGGATCTTCTATTTCCGGCCCGGCCACGAAACCTACCCCACCTACTACAACCCTCATGTGTTGCGCATCCTGGCCAACGCCTGCGGCTGGGCAAGGCGGCGGGTACGGCTCGATGTGACCCAGGCTCCCCATAGCCAACCGCTGGAACCGCTGCCCCGGGAGGCGCAATGA
- a CDS encoding Gfo/Idh/MocA family protein — translation MSTPKALRVGIIGAGGISNAHYKGYVAGGAQVVAVADVNLAALETRQSEWGVRQAFTDYEQLLALPEVEAVSICTPNAFHYPATLAAAKAGKHILCEKPISLSLAEAQQMIEACRTAGVVLQINHHLRSSGAACKAKQILESGELGRVTFIRLRQAHDWGGTNAVRESFGKKALSGGGTLLDNGCHLFDLARYFGGEVEEIFARTATLKFDIEVEDTAHASLRFESGALGEIEAAWTATGWEEGFWIYGTKGALEYTNRYGRPMLRFSHRTSPGTTWAEPDHTDHTFAGEPSHTRHVGNFLAAIRGERPVICTGQDGLEAVRLVLAAYESARTGQPLRLEDFRLGETPQEETA, via the coding sequence ATGAGCACCCCCAAGGCCCTTCGGGTAGGGATCATCGGGGCAGGTGGGATCTCCAATGCCCACTACAAAGGCTATGTCGCAGGCGGAGCACAGGTGGTAGCGGTAGCCGATGTAAACCTGGCCGCCCTGGAAACCCGCCAGAGCGAGTGGGGGGTCAGGCAAGCCTTTACCGATTACGAACAGCTCTTGGCACTTCCCGAGGTCGAGGCGGTCTCGATCTGTACCCCTAACGCTTTCCACTACCCCGCCACGTTGGCGGCGGCCAAGGCGGGCAAGCACATCCTCTGTGAGAAGCCCATCTCGCTCTCTTTGGCTGAGGCCCAGCAGATGATCGAAGCTTGCCGCACAGCCGGGGTTGTCTTACAGATCAACCACCACCTGCGCTCGAGCGGCGCGGCCTGCAAAGCCAAGCAAATCCTCGAGTCGGGCGAGCTGGGCCGGGTCACCTTTATCCGGCTGCGCCAAGCCCACGACTGGGGTGGGACTAACGCAGTGCGCGAATCCTTCGGCAAAAAAGCCCTCTCGGGAGGTGGCACCCTGCTCGACAACGGCTGCCACCTGTTTGATCTGGCCCGCTACTTTGGCGGGGAGGTAGAAGAGATCTTCGCCCGCACCGCCACCCTCAAGTTCGACATCGAAGTCGAAGACACTGCCCACGCCTCGCTGAGGTTCGAGAGCGGAGCCTTGGGTGAGATCGAGGCGGCCTGGACTGCCACCGGTTGGGAGGAAGGCTTTTGGATCTATGGCACCAAAGGGGCGCTCGAGTACACCAACCGCTATGGCCGGCCAATGCTGCGCTTTAGCCACCGCACCTCCCCTGGTACTACCTGGGCCGAGCCAGACCACACCGACCATACCTTTGCCGGTGAGCCTAGCCACACCCGCCACGTGGGGAACTTCCTAGCCGCCATCCGGGGGGAGCGCCCGGTGATCTGCACTGGCCAGGATGGCCTGGAGGCAGTACGGCTGGTGCTGGCGGCCTATGAGAGTGCCCGTACGGGCCAACCCCTGCGGCTCGAGGATTTTCGTCTTGGAGAAACTCCCCAGGAGGAAACCGCGTGA
- a CDS encoding CPBP family intramembrane glutamic endopeptidase, with amino-acid sequence MNRSRASSFFSGTGMVWCYLGILLFAEVLAAGAYPAVSLAVHVALAVTLLVHSAFSKESLGRLYAALALAPLLRVVSLSIPALLADPVYQYAVVNIPLILASLVAARQLGYTWGEVGLNLRGFWVQIPVAALGPLLGWLERLVIQPTPLVASLEPSTLIWPVLSLILFTGFSEELLFRGLMQRAAIGALGPTQGICYVALVSGVLHLGWHSFPDVLFAVAIGLIFGWIVYRTGSILGVALAHGIANVFLFIVLPLLVR; translated from the coding sequence TTGAACCGCTCTCGAGCTAGCAGCTTTTTCAGCGGGACCGGGATGGTTTGGTGTTACCTGGGGATCTTACTCTTCGCCGAAGTGCTAGCAGCGGGGGCTTACCCGGCAGTGAGTCTGGCTGTGCACGTGGCGCTAGCGGTAACCTTGTTGGTTCACTCCGCCTTTAGCAAGGAGTCGCTGGGTCGGCTGTATGCGGCTTTGGCCCTAGCCCCGCTGCTGCGGGTGGTTTCGCTTTCGATTCCGGCGCTACTAGCAGACCCGGTGTACCAGTACGCCGTGGTCAACATCCCGCTCATCCTGGCAAGTTTGGTCGCAGCCCGGCAACTGGGGTACACCTGGGGAGAGGTAGGCCTTAACTTGCGTGGGTTCTGGGTGCAAATCCCGGTGGCTGCCTTGGGACCGCTCTTGGGTTGGCTCGAGCGCCTGGTCATCCAACCCACTCCGCTGGTGGCCAGCCTCGAGCCGAGTACCTTGATCTGGCCGGTATTGAGCCTGATCTTGTTTACGGGCTTTAGCGAGGAGTTGCTCTTTCGCGGCCTGATGCAACGGGCAGCCATTGGGGCCCTCGGTCCGACGCAGGGGATCTGCTACGTGGCTTTGGTATCCGGGGTGCTTCACCTTGGCTGGCACTCTTTCCCCGATGTGCTTTTTGCGGTCGCTATTGGGCTGATATTTGGCTGGATCGTCTACCGTACCGGCTCGATCCTGGGGGTGGCTCTAGCTCACGGGATCGCTAACGTGTTTTTGTTTATCGTGTTACCCCTACTGGTGCGTTAG
- a CDS encoding DUF1616 domain-containing protein, protein MRGGWAHWDLLMALALALAMSMWLVLWPGAQNPLRILLGFLVVLAVPGYTLMVALFPKRSDLDPVERLVMSLGLAVIPVSFLGVILSATWGIRPVPLALGLSGFTLLIGGVAVYRRRRLRREDWFYPDLSWSPRWLGWGVTAAALVFVLSFFVRPNVPLTEFYLLGPTGHFEDYPVRVTPGAAMVVEVGVRNLEGRPMAYVLQAPGMAPLELPLLASGQTWEQTLQLTAPAGGEGRLRLELYRKGEAKPYREVYLMLQPGGEGTP, encoded by the coding sequence GTGAGAGGTGGGTGGGCTCATTGGGATCTGCTGATGGCCTTGGCCTTGGCCTTAGCGATGAGCATGTGGCTGGTGCTCTGGCCTGGGGCGCAGAACCCATTACGGATCTTGCTGGGTTTTCTAGTGGTGTTGGCGGTCCCTGGCTATACCTTAATGGTTGCGCTTTTCCCCAAGCGTTCGGATCTTGACCCAGTCGAGCGCCTCGTGATGAGCTTAGGGCTCGCGGTGATACCCGTCAGCTTTTTAGGGGTGATCCTAAGCGCTACCTGGGGCATTCGCCCGGTACCCTTAGCGCTAGGGTTGAGTGGTTTTACCTTGCTGATAGGGGGGGTGGCGGTGTACCGCCGCCGCCGGTTGCGCCGTGAGGATTGGTTCTACCCCGATCTTTCCTGGTCGCCCCGATGGCTGGGATGGGGAGTCACCGCGGCAGCCTTGGTATTTGTGCTGTCGTTCTTCGTGCGACCTAATGTGCCACTCACCGAGTTCTACTTGCTCGGTCCGACAGGCCATTTCGAAGATTATCCGGTGCGGGTGACTCCCGGCGCAGCTATGGTGGTAGAAGTAGGGGTGCGTAATCTCGAGGGCCGCCCGATGGCCTATGTGCTCCAGGCTCCCGGAATGGCTCCGCTTGAGCTACCACTTTTGGCGAGCGGCCAGACCTGGGAGCAGACCCTTCAACTGACCGCTCCAGCGGGCGGCGAGGGCCGCTTGCGTTTGGAGTTATACCGCAAAGGAGAAGCTAAGCCTTACCGCGAGGTCTACCTGATGTTGCAGCCCGGTGGGGAGGGAACCCCTTGA
- a CDS encoding YdcF family protein, protein MGLALVAVLGLAHGLWLPGIAAWLVVTEPLTSLEGLRSDPQAAIVPLAGGRERVLYAAALFRQGYGRWFLATDMPLDAPGIRERYAELVAREAVWQGVPRSAVVLSDLTVRTTYEEAREILKVAHFRGWRSLLVVTSPYHTRRARWVLSEVFGTSGIAVHVVAAPEEGYTPQNWWQSVDGLRNTWTEYLKLVLRLLGHE, encoded by the coding sequence GTGGGACTGGCTCTCGTGGCAGTGCTGGGGCTGGCCCATGGTCTATGGCTACCTGGGATTGCAGCCTGGCTGGTAGTTACCGAACCGCTGACCTCACTGGAGGGGCTGCGTAGCGATCCTCAGGCGGCCATTGTGCCCTTGGCTGGAGGGCGCGAGCGGGTGTTATATGCGGCAGCGCTGTTTCGTCAAGGTTATGGACGCTGGTTTCTCGCCACTGACATGCCACTTGATGCACCTGGGATTCGCGAGCGCTATGCGGAACTCGTAGCGAGAGAGGCTGTCTGGCAGGGGGTGCCTCGCTCGGCGGTGGTGCTGAGCGACCTGACCGTGCGCACCACCTACGAGGAAGCCCGGGAGATCTTGAAGGTGGCCCACTTCCGGGGTTGGCGCTCCTTGTTGGTCGTGACCTCGCCCTACCACACCCGCCGGGCTCGCTGGGTGCTGTCGGAGGTTTTCGGCACGAGCGGCATTGCCGTACACGTGGTCGCGGCCCCCGAGGAAGGGTACACCCCTCAGAACTGGTGGCAGAGCGTCGATGGTCTTCGCAATACCTGGACGGAGTACCTCAAGCTGGTATTGCGGCTACTGGGGCACGAGTGA
- a CDS encoding transcriptional regulator, whose product MTTNAPFQLMLWGPARLEHQGREVKLQRKGLAILYYLALEGPTRREVLADLLWGHSAASQNLRVELYRLSQVLSPLGFTAFAPGEDPLRLPSLVFLDRTPGPGLPLEGLEEVSTEFRAWLEGQRSQLVANTSGTWGRERLVHEIANQIRLPYALILMGRPGSGRTNFAQSLAKTLGLPFLEGLRGNGKAVHYLRQPYPEGALERILADREGLWVVECSAYGEDPRLILELRSGYPPERMRFIHLPPLSWSEARAKPLAPMTFSEAARVYLASGGNPGHLRELLALSPMEGEMTGTLPLPQRVRAMLQLEARMLSLEARLAIERLSIHPGPLSEGLLRALEASPYLDELERRGWLIYDGHWRFSDESSRRVFYQSLQPGRRQQYHRQAALQFALEGQRVAEAYHRLLAGDTADWGTFLKHLEGWSRAALEAWLGMPGQTVSAASRKPMVPGGELAMLEESRFGSGFQAEGRRLVWVRQPTQASPSGVEWILPEESCLVHLHGQVHLENPLGIGVSGEAAPLVIEIHNHRRIQVFLLSGVSPGWLDEYTLLLPLAEQLDYWFWMPAEARMRLSSRAESAILDLEVSAHRVLQGTPGEGRPAVEAFVLGTAKVLR is encoded by the coding sequence ATGACTACCAACGCACCTTTCCAGCTGATGCTCTGGGGGCCAGCCCGCCTCGAGCACCAAGGGCGTGAGGTCAAGCTGCAGCGCAAGGGGCTAGCCATTTTGTATTACCTCGCCCTGGAAGGCCCCACCCGCCGCGAAGTACTGGCTGACCTTCTATGGGGCCACAGTGCCGCCTCGCAAAACCTACGGGTCGAGCTTTACCGACTTTCCCAGGTGCTTTCACCGCTGGGATTCACCGCCTTCGCCCCCGGCGAAGACCCGTTACGCCTTCCCTCCTTGGTCTTCCTGGACCGCACCCCCGGCCCCGGCCTCCCCTTGGAAGGCCTAGAAGAAGTCTCTACCGAGTTTAGGGCCTGGCTCGAGGGCCAGCGTTCACAACTCGTCGCCAACACCTCTGGAACCTGGGGCCGCGAGCGATTGGTGCACGAGATCGCCAACCAGATCCGGCTGCCTTACGCCCTGATCCTCATGGGCCGCCCCGGTTCAGGCCGCACCAACTTCGCCCAGTCCTTGGCCAAAACCCTGGGGCTGCCCTTCCTGGAGGGTTTAAGGGGTAATGGCAAGGCCGTCCACTACCTGCGCCAGCCTTATCCCGAGGGAGCGCTCGAGCGTATCCTCGCTGACCGCGAAGGGCTATGGGTGGTGGAGTGCTCGGCTTATGGCGAAGATCCTCGGTTGATCCTGGAGCTGCGCAGCGGCTACCCTCCTGAGCGGATGCGCTTTATCCACCTGCCTCCGCTCTCTTGGAGCGAGGCCCGCGCTAAGCCGCTGGCCCCGATGACTTTTAGCGAGGCAGCCCGGGTCTACCTAGCCTCGGGCGGCAACCCCGGCCACCTGCGCGAACTGCTGGCGCTCTCCCCTATGGAGGGCGAGATGACCGGCACCCTCCCCCTGCCCCAGCGGGTACGGGCCATGCTCCAGCTCGAGGCCAGGATGCTCTCGCTGGAGGCTCGCCTGGCAATCGAGCGCCTCTCGATCCACCCCGGTCCGCTCTCCGAAGGGCTTCTGAGAGCCTTGGAGGCTTCCCCTTATCTCGACGAACTCGAGCGGCGGGGTTGGCTGATCTACGACGGACACTGGCGCTTTAGCGACGAATCAAGCCGCCGGGTCTTTTACCAGAGCCTACAGCCGGGTCGGCGGCAGCAATACCATCGCCAAGCCGCGTTGCAGTTCGCCCTAGAAGGCCAGCGGGTAGCCGAGGCCTATCACCGTCTGCTGGCGGGGGACACTGCTGACTGGGGTACCTTCCTCAAGCACCTCGAGGGTTGGTCACGGGCTGCTTTAGAAGCCTGGCTGGGGATGCCGGGCCAGACCGTGAGCGCTGCTTCGCGCAAACCGATGGTGCCGGGAGGCGAATTAGCGATGCTCGAGGAAAGCCGCTTTGGCTCCGGCTTCCAGGCCGAGGGTCGGCGGTTGGTCTGGGTACGCCAACCCACCCAGGCCAGCCCTTCCGGGGTCGAGTGGATTCTGCCCGAAGAGTCCTGCCTGGTACACCTGCACGGCCAAGTTCACCTGGAAAACCCACTGGGGATCGGCGTGAGTGGCGAGGCCGCTCCCCTCGTGATTGAGATCCACAACCACCGTCGCATTCAGGTCTTTCTGCTGAGTGGGGTGAGCCCTGGCTGGCTGGACGAGTATACCCTCCTGCTGCCTTTGGCCGAGCAGCTTGATTACTGGTTCTGGATGCCTGCCGAGGCCCGTATGCGGCTCTCGAGCCGGGCTGAAAGCGCCATCTTAGACCTGGAAGTCTCGGCCCACCGGGTCCTGCAGGGAACCCCCGGCGAGGGGCGACCGGCGGTAGAAGCCTTCGTGCTAGGCACAGCCAAGGTACTCCGGTAA
- a CDS encoding glutaredoxin family protein, translating to MVTVYSTSWCGDCRAAKQALRMLGIPFTEVDIDQDPLGEQVVLEANQGRRSVPTLIYGDHAASMSRFSVVKLRIWLREVGLLSEAAD from the coding sequence GTGGTAACGGTTTACTCGACTTCCTGGTGTGGCGACTGCCGAGCCGCTAAGCAGGCTTTGCGCATGCTCGGTATTCCTTTTACCGAAGTGGATATCGATCAAGACCCTCTGGGAGAGCAGGTGGTGCTGGAGGCTAACCAGGGCCGCCGTAGCGTCCCGACCCTGATTTACGGCGACCACGCCGCCTCGATGAGCCGCTTTTCCGTTGTCAAGCTGCGGATTTGGCTGCGCGAGGTTGGGTTGCTTAGCGAAGCTGCCGACTGA
- a CDS encoding ROK family protein encodes MSVVGIDLGGTKIAAGVFSEGALRSKVTVATPEDGGDAVVEAMAQAARAAMREAGMAAQSVGLGVPGPLDFKKGVIKFAPNIAGMLDFPVVAKLTATLGLPVYLENDANAAALAEHYLGAARGAESSLFVTVSTGIGGGFVVGGRVWRGARGQGAEVGHVTVIPQGPVCGCGLDGCLESVAAGRALERDAGYAYNTPMTTPELFARYRAGETKATRIVHQAAHFVGIGLANFVKTFDPEVIVVGGGVALHGGEGYMHTLMQAYERYLEGWQPAPVRLAKLGTEAGLLGAALTAAVEVGEV; translated from the coding sequence ATGAGCGTAGTAGGGATTGACTTAGGCGGGACCAAAATCGCAGCAGGGGTGTTCAGCGAAGGAGCTTTACGCTCCAAGGTCACGGTGGCCACCCCTGAAGATGGTGGGGATGCCGTTGTGGAAGCAATGGCCCAGGCTGCCCGCGCTGCCATGCGCGAAGCCGGGATGGCGGCACAGTCGGTGGGGCTGGGGGTGCCGGGGCCGCTGGACTTTAAAAAGGGAGTTATCAAGTTTGCTCCCAACATCGCAGGGATGCTCGACTTTCCCGTAGTTGCTAAGCTGACCGCGACCCTGGGGCTGCCAGTATATCTAGAGAACGACGCTAACGCCGCTGCTTTGGCCGAGCACTATCTGGGAGCTGCCCGAGGGGCCGAGAGTTCCTTGTTTGTGACGGTTTCTACCGGGATCGGTGGGGGGTTCGTGGTAGGCGGGCGGGTCTGGCGCGGGGCGCGCGGCCAAGGAGCCGAGGTAGGGCACGTTACCGTGATTCCCCAGGGGCCAGTGTGCGGTTGCGGCCTTGATGGTTGCCTCGAGTCAGTCGCGGCGGGCCGAGCCCTCGAACGCGATGCCGGGTACGCCTACAACACCCCCATGACCACCCCCGAACTCTTCGCCCGTTACCGAGCGGGGGAGACCAAGGCCACCCGAATCGTTCACCAAGCAGCTCACTTTGTAGGAATCGGCTTGGCGAACTTTGTCAAAACCTTCGACCCTGAAGTCATCGTGGTCGGTGGGGGAGTGGCGCTGCACGGCGGCGAGGGGTATATGCACACCCTTATGCAGGCCTATGAACGCTACCTCGAGGGCTGGCAGCCAGCCCCGGTGCGCCTGGCCAAGCTCGGTACCGAAGCTGGGCTTCTAGGAGCAGCGCTTACGGCGGCTGTCGAGGTGGGGGAGGTGTAG
- a CDS encoding response regulator transcription factor has translation MRKSLQQSRGCILLVDDEQAHRHFLERGLRYEGYQVRLAAEGQEGLELALIHPPDLILLDIMMPGMNGFAVARALHEAGLRVPIVFISASDEPETCEEARLMGVPLLVKPVNLDDLLGQIAQTLHVRFPVSPR, from the coding sequence ATGAGAAAATCCCTTCAGCAAAGCCGAGGATGCATTCTTTTGGTGGACGATGAACAAGCCCACCGTCACTTCCTCGAGCGTGGGCTGCGCTACGAGGGGTATCAGGTACGGTTGGCGGCGGAGGGCCAGGAAGGGCTCGAGCTGGCCCTCATCCACCCCCCCGACCTCATCCTGCTCGACATCATGATGCCCGGCATGAACGGCTTCGCAGTAGCGCGGGCTTTACACGAAGCCGGACTGCGCGTTCCTATCGTCTTTATCAGCGCTAGCGACGAGCCCGAGACCTGCGAGGAGGCCCGGCTCATGGGGGTGCCGCTCTTGGTCAAGCCCGTGAACCTGGACGATTTGCTGGGACAGATCGCCCAAACCCTGCACGTCCGCTTCCCCGTATCTCCCCGGTAG
- a CDS encoding S8 family peptidase gives MRKFVENPLLLHDSPQRTSGLRRWNRATFGHVAKWGTWLLLAGLLAGCSSALQSTGVPLAPAGGCLQAAAAAAPEVLRPAVQGVGRFDLPHLPGRVIVYQEGMRLQSAVQPELERLEARPLQPVGERGWQLYTVRPGAELEAARALLRGGARYVQPEYLYRPSGLAVPPNSPDYPLNQRPIFAQLNLEEAWRQLTPGCARPVVAVADTGFYTERSDLKPNLTPSASWLDLVGDDLAAPQPVQGRVTPGDWAGRNHGTAVAGVIAAVTDRGWGLAGAAYNLAQVLPLKVFDAHGQASTLQIAQAVEYALGATTIGGQTFVNPYPAQVLNLSLALAAPQGQGFRDPYLEAVLEQATQKGLVVVAASGNEGADSIDYPASSPWVIAVGATNMARSRAVWSQGAASNYGQGLAFMAPGSEITTLSGRQEGEYANGFGTSFAAPFISSVVALYLYQQNALGKPQPAAQRLAEVRRCLRSAAQHGPDGWEPQTGYGLVDAAQVVNPANAWCF, from the coding sequence GTGCGCAAGTTTGTGGAAAACCCTTTGTTGCTGCATGACTCACCCCAACGCACTTCGGGCTTGAGAAGGTGGAACCGCGCTACCTTTGGACACGTGGCCAAGTGGGGAACCTGGCTGTTGTTGGCTGGCCTGTTGGCGGGTTGTTCCTCGGCTTTGCAAAGCACAGGGGTTCCGCTTGCGCCGGCGGGGGGGTGCCTCCAAGCGGCGGCTGCGGCAGCACCCGAAGTTTTGCGCCCGGCTGTGCAGGGAGTGGGACGCTTTGACCTTCCCCACCTGCCGGGACGGGTTATCGTTTACCAGGAGGGCATGCGCTTGCAAAGCGCTGTGCAGCCCGAACTCGAGCGGCTGGAGGCTCGTCCCCTGCAGCCGGTGGGGGAGCGGGGCTGGCAGCTTTACACCGTGCGCCCCGGAGCTGAACTCGAGGCCGCACGGGCGCTGTTGCGAGGCGGAGCCCGCTACGTCCAGCCTGAGTACCTCTACCGTCCCAGCGGCCTTGCGGTTCCCCCCAACAGCCCCGACTACCCGCTCAACCAGCGCCCTATCTTCGCCCAGCTAAATTTAGAAGAAGCCTGGAGACAACTTACCCCCGGTTGTGCCAGGCCGGTGGTGGCAGTGGCCGACACCGGGTTCTACACCGAGCGCTCCGATCTGAAACCTAACCTCACCCCTTCTGCCAGCTGGCTGGACCTGGTGGGGGATGACCTAGCAGCACCCCAGCCGGTGCAGGGGCGGGTTACACCCGGTGACTGGGCTGGGCGCAACCACGGCACCGCCGTAGCCGGGGTCATCGCGGCGGTCACCGACAGGGGGTGGGGGCTGGCGGGGGCGGCGTATAACCTGGCTCAGGTACTCCCGCTCAAGGTCTTTGATGCCCACGGGCAGGCTAGCACTTTGCAGATCGCCCAAGCGGTGGAATACGCCTTAGGGGCGACTACCATCGGCGGGCAGACTTTTGTCAATCCCTACCCGGCGCAGGTCCTAAACCTCTCTCTGGCCCTAGCCGCCCCCCAAGGCCAGGGCTTTCGTGACCCTTACCTGGAGGCGGTGCTCGAGCAGGCCACCCAGAAGGGACTAGTGGTGGTGGCGGCCAGCGGCAATGAGGGGGCCGACTCTATAGACTACCCCGCTTCTTCCCCCTGGGTGATCGCAGTGGGAGCTACCAATATGGCCCGTTCCCGAGCGGTTTGGAGCCAAGGTGCTGCTTCCAACTATGGTCAAGGGCTTGCGTTTATGGCCCCTGGAAGTGAGATCACCACCCTTAGCGGGCGGCAGGAAGGGGAATATGCCAACGGCTTTGGCACCTCATTCGCGGCCCCGTTTATTAGCAGCGTAGTAGCGCTTTACCTGTACCAGCAGAATGCTTTAGGAAAACCGCAGCCCGCCGCTCAGCGCCTAGCTGAGGTTCGCCGCTGCCTGCGCAGCGCCGCCCAGCACGGGCCCGACGGCTGGGAACCACAAACCGGTTATGGTCTGGTGGACGCGGCTCAGGTCGTGAATCCGGCCAATGCATGGTGTTTTTGA